In a single window of the Cucumis melo cultivar AY chromosome 11, USDA_Cmelo_AY_1.0, whole genome shotgun sequence genome:
- the LOC103497658 gene encoding scarecrow-like protein 6, producing the protein MKAMPLPFPFDELRPNGVLNFTSVSDSSPPQPPTSTTLLRRHNHWSCTDNTNLLKEICYVGAAEPTSVLDTRRSPSPPTSTSTLSSSLGGGGGGGGGTASTDTTVAAPPSSLPENPSPLDKCGGGGSLGIDDWESVLPESPSQGPSILGLIMGDVEDPSLGLNKLLQSGGGGGSGGGDSHLDLEFSAGFSAVDHGLVFEPNSLAGESIVDPSLQGSSCSDFPNARLAAAVSNSNAIFSGMFQNQNQMVEGVDEKPQIFSSSQVVMNQNQTQFTQNPALFMPLPYASPVQDHHQNHHHHHLLGGAPPAKRFNSGSIGPNYPVKSPFLDSGQENFSRRQQQQQPHQVQLFPHHSHHHNVPQQQQRPSMAALAKQKMVNEDIANQQLQQGISDQLFKAVELIETGNSVLAQGILARLNHQLSSPIGKPFQRAAFYFKEALQLLLQNPSNHPSSNPNPSPFTIIFKIAAYKSFSEVSPVLQFANFTSNQALLEAFNGFDRIHIIDFDIGYGGQWASLMQELALRSNTTGGGPPFLRITAFASTSTHDNFELGFTQENLKNFANDLNIGFELEVVNVECLNSGSWPLPLNVSENEAIAVNLPVGSFFNYSLSLPMILRFVKHLNPKIVVSVDRGCSRMDAPFPHRVINALHSYSALLESMEAVTVNMDTQLKIERYLVQPCIEKVVTNPQSSNERAAPWKSVFLSSGFCPLTFSNFTESQAECLLQRTPVQGFHIDKRHSSLVLCWHRKELVSISAWRS; encoded by the coding sequence ATGAAGGCCATGCCCTTACCTTTCCCTTTTGATGAGCTTCGTCCAAATGGGGTTTTGAATTTCACTTCTGTTTCTGATTCTTCACCGCCGCAGCCGCCGACGTCCACCACTTTGCTCCGCCGTCACAACCATTGGAGCTGTACTGATAATACCAATCTGCTCAAAGAGATTTGCTATGTGGGTGCTGCTGAACCCACCTCTGTTCTCGACACTAGAAGAAGCCCAAGCCCTCCCACTTCCACTTCCACACTGTCTTCCTCtctcggcggcggcggcggcggaggTGGTGGTACTGCCTCCACCGACACTACCGTGGCGGCGCCGCCGTCTTCTCTCCCTGAAAACCCTTCTCCTTTAGACAAATGCGGCGGCGGTGGTAGCCTTGGAATTGATGATTGGGAGAGCGTTTTGCCGGAATCTCCTAGTCAAGGTCCATCCATTCTTGGGTTAATTATGGGAGATGTTGAAGACCCATCTCTCGGATTGAACAAGCTCTTGCAGAGCGGCGGTGGAGGTGGCAGTGGTGGTGGCGATTCTCATCTGGACTTGGAATTTTCTGCGGGTTTTTCCGCCGTTGATCATGGGTTGGTCTTTGAACCCAATAGTCTCGCCGGTGAATCCATTGTGGACCCATCTCTTCAAGGCTCATCTTGCTCAGATTTCCCCAATGCTAGACTTGCGGCGGCTGTGTCGAACTCAAACGCCATTTTTTCCGGTATGTTTCAGAATCAAAATCAGATGGTGGAAGGCGTTGACGAGAAGCCACAGATTTTCAGTTCTTCCCAAGTTGTGATGAATCAAAATCAAACCCAGTTCACTCAGAATCCAGCTCTGTTTATGCCTCTTCCTTATGCTTCCCCTGTTCAAGACCACCATCAgaaccaccaccaccaccacctccTCGGTGGTGCACCGCCTGCGAAACGGTTCAATTCCGGTTCGATTGGGCCAAATTATCCCGTGAAATCCCCATTTTTAGATTCGGGTCAAGAGAATTTCAGCCGtagacaacaacaacaacagccCCATCAAGTTCAGTTGTTTCCTCATCATTCCCATCATCACAACGTTCCTCAGCAGCAACAGAGGCCATCCATGGCGGCCTTAGCAAAACAGAAAATGGTGAATGAAGATATAGCGAATCAACAGCTTCAACAGGGCATTTCCGACCAGCTATTCAAGGCCGTAGAGCTGATCGAAACAGGCAATTCAGTTCTCGCGCAAGGGATATTGGCGCGGCTCAATCACCAGCTCTCTTCCCCCATTGGGAAGCCCTTTCAAAGGGCTGCTTTTTATTTCAAGGAGGCCTTGCAATTGCTCCTTCAAAACCCTTCAAACCATCCTTCTTCCAATCCCAATCCTTCCCCTTTCACTATCATTTTCAAAATCGCTGCTTACAAATCCTTCTCCGAAGTCTCCCCTGTTCTCCAATTCGCCAATTTCACCTCTAACCAAGCTCTCCTCGAAGCCTTCAACGGCTTCGATCGTATTCACATCATCGATTTTGACATCGGCTACGGCGGTCAATGGGCTTCTTTAATGCAAGAACTTGCTTTAAGAAGCAACACCACTGGAGGAGGACCCCCATTTCTTCGAATCACTGCTTTTGCTTCTACTTCCACACACGATAATTTCGAACTCGGTTTCACTCAAGAAAACCTCAAGAATTTCGCTAACGATCTCAACATTGGATTCGAACTCGAAGTCGTAAATGTAGAGTGTTTGAATTCTGGGTCTTGGCCTCTACCACTCAATGTCTCTGAAAATGAAGCAATTGCTGTGAATCTCCCTGTTGGTTCATTCTTCAATTACTCACTTTCATTGCCAATGATTCTCCGTTTCGTCAAACATCTTAACCCGAAAATTGTAGTGTCTGTTGATCGAGGATGTAGCCGAATGGATGCGCCATTCCCACACCGTGTAATCAATGCTCTTCATTCATACTCTGCTTTGCTTGAATCAATGGAAGCTGTAACTGTGAATATGGATACACAATTGAAAATCGAGAGGTACTTAGTTCAACCATGTATCGAAAAAGTGGTGACGAATCCTCAAAGCTCCAACGAAAGGGCGGCGCCATGGAAATCGGTGTTCTTATCATCTGGGTTTTGTCCATTGACATTCAGTAACTTCACAGAATCACAAGCGGAGTGTTTGCTGCAAAGGACGCCGGTTCAAGGATTTCATATTGACAAGAGACATTCATCGCTTGTTCTATGCTGGCATAGGAAGGAGCTTGTTTCAATCTCTGCTTGGAGGTCTtga